In Candidatus Bathyarchaeia archaeon, the DNA window GTTGATCATAAGCAGACGAGGGGCACACCAACACGCTTGGAAGTGCGCGATGAGTTGGCGCAAATACTCAAGGCAAAACCCGAAGTCGTCTACGTCAAACGTATCGGAACCAAAGCTGGAACCATGACTGCCACAGGCGAAGCCAACGCCTACGACTCAGTTGAACAAGCCAAACGCATCGAGCCAAAATACATAATCGAACGAAACACGCCAAAGGAAAAGAAAGAAGAAACCGAGAAAACCGAAGCTCAACCACCACCAACACAGAAGACTGAGCAACCAGCTAAAACAGAGGGATAAACTGCATGGCAGAAAAACCCAAAGGAAAGAAAGAGCAACCATCGACAGAAAAGGCAGCACCCAAAGCTGCAACTGAAAAGCCAACAGCGGCACCAGCGCCAGCTGGGAAACCAGTTGAAAAGCCTGAAGAAGCCGCACCCGCAGCCAAACCCAAGGGAAAGAAGAGACTCAAGGTTAGAAAGAAAGAAAAAGGCGCATTCACCCGATACAAGGTTGATGCCACTGGAATGACAAGGCTTCGCCCCTACTGTGAACGATGTGGACACGGCTACTTCATGGCTGACCACGGCGACCGTTACGCTTGTGGTCACTGCGGTTTCACCCGGTACAAACGAGAATGAGTGGCAGACTTAAATTCACGAAAACATCAATTATTGACTGAAAAAATGGGTTCTGATACATCATGATAAGGGTCGGAGTTTTCATTCACTATCTGTCAGCTGAACGATTGTGGGATGTTGACAAGCCCATTCCGCCAGTGCAGATTGCGACCAATCTCAACTTGGTGGGTGTGGAGAAGAAGAGCGACGACTTGCTCGAAGTGCCGTTTGTTTTCACCATCAACTATAATCCTGCAGTGGCACAGATCAGCGTGAAAGG includes these proteins:
- the rps24e gene encoding 30S ribosomal protein S24e, with translation MEVTITQQQYNPLLKRKEIAFTVDHKQTRGTPTRLEVRDELAQILKAKPEVVYVKRIGTKAGTMTATGEANAYDSVEQAKRIEPKYIIERNTPKEKKEETEKTEAQPPPTQKTEQPAKTEG
- a CDS encoding 30S ribosomal protein S27ae — encoded protein: MAEKPKGKKEQPSTEKAAPKAATEKPTAAPAPAGKPVEKPEEAAPAAKPKGKKRLKVRKKEKGAFTRYKVDATGMTRLRPYCERCGHGYFMADHGDRYACGHCGFTRYKRE